The Wigglesworthia glossinidia endosymbiont of Glossina morsitans morsitans (Yale colony) genome has a window encoding:
- the murD gene encoding UDP-N-acetylmuramoyl-L-alanine--D-glutamate ligase → MISYLGKKIIIIGLGKTGLSCINFFYRQGVKPWLMDEDNSPKFLKQIPSDLPCHLGSLNIAWILKSTLIVISPGVPLSHPSLIAAKKAKIEIIGDIELFAREAQKPIIAITGSNGKSTVTAMLGKIASYAGIPVGMGGNLGTPALNLLNKKDCQLYIIEVSSFQLESTFKLNTLVSSILNVTHDHMDRYPLGINQYRAYKLKIYSYSKINLINLDDPLTWPIDNDNKNCVGFSKNSGTYQIKNIHNDMWLVANKQIVLKCSHMKIRGYHNYMNALSALAIADIVNFPRIAIVKALKNFSGLSHRFQLVLKRNNVIWINDSKSTNVESTKTALMSTNTQGNIHLLLGGDSKSANLLTLSNILKRKKVKLYCFGKDAYLLSKIHTNAEVSCTLKQSIIKIKKNIHSGDVVLLSPACSSLDQFKNFKDRGNRFIQLAKQFG, encoded by the coding sequence ATGATATCCTATTTAGGAAAAAAAATTATTATTATTGGATTAGGAAAAACAGGGCTTTCCTGTATAAATTTTTTTTATCGTCAAGGTGTTAAGCCATGGTTAATGGATGAAGATAATTCACCAAAATTTTTAAAACAAATTCCATCGGATCTTCCCTGTCATTTAGGAAGTTTAAATATAGCATGGATATTAAAATCTACATTAATTGTGATTAGTCCAGGAGTACCTTTATCACATCCATCATTAATTGCTGCAAAAAAAGCAAAAATAGAAATTATTGGAGATATAGAATTATTTGCAAGAGAAGCACAAAAACCAATTATAGCCATTACTGGATCTAATGGAAAAAGTACGGTAACAGCAATGCTCGGAAAAATAGCTTCTTATGCAGGTATCCCAGTAGGTATGGGAGGTAATTTAGGTACACCAGCATTAAATTTATTAAACAAAAAAGACTGTCAATTATATATTATTGAGGTATCAAGTTTTCAATTAGAAAGTACATTTAAGTTAAATACATTAGTTTCATCAATATTGAATGTTACTCATGATCATATGGACCGCTATCCTTTAGGAATAAATCAATATCGTGCATATAAATTAAAAATTTATAGCTATTCAAAAATAAACTTAATAAATTTAGATGACCCATTAACATGGCCAATTGATAACGATAATAAAAATTGTGTAGGATTTTCAAAAAATTCAGGCACATATCAAATTAAAAACATTCACAATGATATGTGGTTAGTAGCAAACAAACAAATTGTATTAAAATGTTCACATATGAAAATACGAGGTTATCATAATTATATGAATGCATTGTCTGCATTAGCAATTGCAGATATTGTAAATTTTCCTCGTATAGCTATCGTAAAAGCATTAAAAAACTTTTCTGGATTATCACACAGATTTCAATTAGTCTTAAAAAGAAACAATGTTATTTGGATTAATGATTCTAAATCTACAAATGTAGAAAGCACTAAAACAGCTTTAATGTCAACAAATACTCAAGGAAACATTCATTTGTTATTAGGAGGCGATAGCAAATCAGCTAACTTGTTAACATTGTCAAACATTTTAAAAAGGAAAAAAGTTAAGTTATATTGCTTCGGAAAAGACGCATATCTATTATCTAAAATACATACTAATGCGGAAGTTAGTTGTACGTTAAAACAATCAATCATAAAAATTAAAAAAAATATACATTCCGGGGATGTCGTACTATTATCGCCAGCTTGTTCTAGTTTAGATCAATTCAAAAATTTTAAAGATCGGGGAAATCGTTTTATTCAACTTGCAAAACAATTTGGATAA
- the ftsW gene encoding cell division protein FtsW: MKYKYKTNEVANISFYDKKLLFLILVLSVIGLIMVASASISFGSRLHNDPFYFTKRNFFYFLISFLIFFQILKYPTSSWENYSRINLFGTLFLLCTIFLYGDTINGATRWISIGSLHFQPSEWSKLVLFFYISHYIVRKKEELKNTFWGLFKPIIITLIFIILLLMQPDLGNALILFFTTLILLFLAGIKLWQFFSIFLFGLLTITILIVYKPYRIRRILAFWNPWNDPFDSGYQITQSLMAFGRGKFFGTGLGNSIQKLEYLPESHTDFIFSVLGEELGYLGSILILSMIFLMSIRTLYIGKRSLKNHNKVPGYFSYAIGIWLSLQTIMNVGGVIGILPVKGLTLPLISYGGSSLITILVSLAFVLRLDFELRLKKYQAINL; encoded by the coding sequence ATGAAATATAAGTATAAAACAAATGAAGTTGCAAATATATCATTTTATGATAAAAAATTACTATTTTTAATTTTAGTGTTAAGTGTGATCGGGCTTATTATGGTTGCATCAGCATCTATATCATTTGGCAGTAGATTACATAATGATCCATTTTATTTTACAAAACGTAACTTTTTTTATTTTTTAATATCTTTTTTAATATTTTTTCAAATATTAAAATATCCAACAAGTTCTTGGGAAAATTATAGCCGAATAAATTTATTTGGAACTCTTTTTTTATTGTGCACCATATTTTTATATGGAGATACTATTAATGGAGCAACAAGATGGATATCTATAGGATCATTACATTTTCAACCTTCAGAATGGTCTAAGTTAGTATTATTTTTTTATATTTCACATTATATAGTAAGAAAAAAAGAAGAACTTAAAAATACTTTTTGGGGTCTTTTTAAGCCTATTATTATTACTTTAATATTTATAATATTACTACTTATGCAGCCTGATCTTGGAAATGCGTTAATTTTATTTTTTACTACTTTAATTTTGTTATTTTTAGCAGGAATTAAATTGTGGCAATTTTTTTCTATATTTTTATTCGGATTATTAACTATTACGATATTAATCGTTTATAAGCCGTATAGAATACGCAGAATATTAGCTTTTTGGAATCCTTGGAACGATCCTTTTGATAGTGGATATCAAATAACACAATCATTAATGGCTTTTGGAAGAGGGAAATTTTTTGGTACCGGACTAGGTAATTCTATACAAAAATTAGAGTATTTACCGGAATCACATACAGATTTTATTTTTTCTGTTTTAGGAGAAGAACTTGGATATTTAGGATCAATACTAATATTATCTATGATATTTTTAATGTCTATACGTACACTATATATCGGAAAAAGATCTTTAAAAAATCACAATAAAGTACCTGGATATTTTTCTTATGCAATAGGAATATGGTTAAGTTTGCAAACAATTATGAATGTCGGAGGAGTTATAGGTATTTTACCGGTAAAAGGATTAACTTTACCTTTAATCAGTTATGGAGGTTCCAGTTTAATTACTATTTTAGTATCATTGGCATTTGTATTAAGATTAGATTTTGAATTACGTTTAAAAAAATATCAAGCAATTAATTTATGA
- the murF gene encoding UDP-N-acetylmuramoyl-tripeptide--D-alanyl-D-alanine ligase produces MIPLYLKDISCILNVPYIGKNCKIHTISIDSRTIKKNQKCIFVTIQGKKNNSEIFIHEAIKNGAIAILNTRLLPIDMPQIIVRNTIEALRKIAKWLRNKINVKIVAITGSCGKTSVKEMVFKILNICEKTLATKKNFNNTLGVLLTLLELKKEHKFAVIEVGGSRFNEIQHSSYLIRPNLILINNIVESHLLGFRSLYGVSQAKGEIFSGMLNDSMILLNSDSHNWSLWKNKIKNQSVFWFGLKKCQKNFFHLIDIIQKNLITKIRLNTPTGTLNIKLNTIGNHNISNAIAASILSYLLGVNLCTIAFGLKNFFSFPGRLFPIFLNKNQILFDDSYNANIGSMIAAISVLRKMPGYRVIIIGDMLDLGVNNGIFFHKKLGTVLSQSNIHRVFSIGYMSQYSSYISKKGKHYYDIELLLQDIMQILNQYPITTILAKGSHDTQIYKIVQILIRNTKYASIFI; encoded by the coding sequence ATGATTCCTTTATATTTAAAAGATATATCTTGTATTTTGAATGTTCCATATATAGGAAAAAACTGTAAAATTCATACAATATCTATTGATTCGAGAACAATTAAAAAAAATCAAAAATGTATTTTCGTGACTATTCAAGGAAAAAAAAATAATAGCGAAATTTTTATACATGAAGCAATTAAAAATGGAGCCATTGCTATTTTAAATACCAGATTATTACCAATTGATATGCCTCAAATTATTGTTCGTAATACCATAGAAGCTTTAAGAAAAATTGCCAAGTGGTTGCGTAATAAGATTAATGTCAAAATTGTTGCAATTACTGGATCATGCGGTAAAACTTCAGTAAAAGAAATGGTATTTAAAATTTTGAATATATGTGAAAAAACACTTGCAACAAAAAAAAATTTTAACAATACCTTAGGCGTATTGTTAACATTATTAGAATTAAAAAAAGAACATAAATTTGCAGTAATAGAAGTAGGAGGCAGTCGATTCAATGAAATCCAACATTCTTCATATTTAATACGCCCAAATTTAATATTAATTAATAATATTGTAGAATCACATCTACTAGGTTTTCGCTCTTTGTATGGCGTTTCTCAAGCAAAAGGAGAAATTTTTTCTGGCATGTTAAATGACAGCATGATACTTTTAAATTCTGATAGTCATAATTGGTCATTATGGAAAAATAAAATAAAAAATCAATCAGTTTTTTGGTTTGGATTAAAAAAATGTCAGAAAAATTTTTTTCATTTAATTGATATAATCCAAAAAAATTTAATAACAAAAATACGATTAAATACCCCAACTGGAACATTAAATATTAAACTAAATACAATAGGAAATCATAATATATCAAATGCTATAGCAGCAAGTATATTATCGTATTTATTAGGCGTAAATTTATGTACTATAGCATTTGGATTAAAAAATTTTTTTTCATTTCCAGGAAGATTATTTCCTATTTTTTTAAACAAGAATCAAATATTATTCGATGATAGTTATAATGCTAATATAGGATCTATGATTGCAGCTATTTCAGTATTAAGAAAAATGCCAGGATATCGCGTAATAATTATTGGTGATATGTTAGATCTTGGTGTAAACAACGGAATTTTTTTTCATAAAAAATTAGGAACAGTTTTATCGCAATCTAATATTCATCGAGTTTTTAGTATTGGCTATATGAGTCAGTATTCAAGTTATATAAGCAAAAAAGGCAAACATTATTATGATATAGAATTATTATTACAAGATATTATGCAAATTCTCAACCAATATCCGATAACTACTATTTTAGCGAAAGGTTCACATGATACTCAAATATATAAAATAGTGCAAATATTAATAAGGAACACTAAATATGCTAGCATTTTTATTTGA
- the mraY gene encoding phospho-N-acetylmuramoyl-pentapeptide-transferase: protein MLAFLFEKLMHICSVFNIFSYLTVRAITGLFTAFFLSLWFGPYIIAFLKKFQINQIIRTDGPESHLYKNDTPTMGGIMILVTIIISTLVWCRLSNPYVWYVLYILIGYGIVGFYDDYMKIIKNNSKGLSAKWKYFWQSIIAIIIAILIFLKYQNSNVTQLVIPFFKEVMPQLGWWYIITTYLVIVGTSNAVNLTDGLDGLAIMPTVFIASGFSIISWITGNIHFAYYLNIPYIQFSGELVIICASIVGAGLGFLWFNAYPAQIFMGDVGSLALGGGLGIISVLVRQEILLFIMGGIFVLETISVILQVICFKFFGQRIFRMAPIHHHYELRGCPEPRVIVRFWIISFILVLLGILTLKMR, encoded by the coding sequence ATGCTAGCATTTTTATTTGAAAAATTAATGCATATTTGTTCTGTTTTTAATATTTTTTCATACTTAACAGTACGTGCTATTACTGGTTTATTTACAGCTTTTTTCTTATCACTTTGGTTTGGTCCTTACATTATTGCTTTCTTAAAAAAATTTCAGATTAATCAAATTATTCGCACAGATGGTCCAGAATCTCATTTATATAAAAATGACACTCCAACAATGGGAGGAATTATGATTTTAGTTACAATCATTATTTCTACACTTGTTTGGTGTCGTTTATCTAATCCTTATGTTTGGTACGTGTTATATATATTAATAGGGTATGGAATAGTAGGATTTTATGATGATTACATGAAAATTATCAAAAATAATTCTAAAGGGTTATCGGCAAAATGGAAATATTTTTGGCAATCAATTATAGCAATAATTATTGCTATTTTAATATTTTTAAAATATCAAAATTCTAACGTTACACAGCTGGTTATACCTTTTTTTAAAGAGGTTATGCCTCAATTGGGATGGTGGTATATTATTACTACTTATTTAGTAATTGTTGGAACTAGTAATGCAGTGAACTTAACAGATGGTTTAGACGGTTTAGCTATTATGCCAACAGTTTTTATTGCTTCCGGTTTTTCAATAATATCATGGATAACTGGAAATATACATTTTGCTTATTATTTAAACATTCCTTATATTCAATTTTCCGGGGAATTAGTAATAATATGTGCTTCTATTGTTGGAGCAGGCTTAGGGTTTTTATGGTTTAATGCATACCCTGCGCAAATTTTTATGGGCGACGTAGGATCATTAGCTTTAGGTGGAGGATTAGGAATAATTTCTGTTTTAGTAAGACAAGAAATATTATTGTTTATCATGGGTGGAATATTTGTATTAGAAACAATTTCTGTTATTTTACAAGTAATATGTTTTAAATTTTTTGGTCAAAGAATTTTTCGTATGGCGCCAATTCATCATCATTATGAATTACGAGGATGTCCGGAACCTAGAGTAATAGTACGATTTTGGATTATTTCTTTTATTTTGGTTTTATTAGGGATTTTAACATTAAAAATGAGATAA